The Urbifossiella limnaea genome has a window encoding:
- the arsD gene encoding arsenite efflux transporter metallochaperone ArsD has protein sequence MATLQVFDKPMCCSTGICGPTVDPVLPRFAADLAWLKDQGVAVERYNLAQQPQAFVAHPDVTDAIRENHEHALPLVRVDGHIVCKGVYPAREMLAAWCGVSQSKPLTVAEPTGGSCCGSTGCC, from the coding sequence GTGGCCACCCTGCAAGTGTTCGACAAGCCGATGTGCTGCTCGACCGGGATCTGCGGCCCGACGGTCGACCCGGTGCTGCCGAGGTTCGCCGCCGACCTCGCCTGGCTCAAGGACCAGGGCGTCGCCGTCGAGCGGTACAACCTGGCCCAGCAGCCCCAGGCGTTCGTCGCCCACCCGGACGTGACGGACGCCATCCGCGAGAACCACGAGCACGCCCTCCCGCTGGTCCGCGTGGACGGCCACATCGTCTGCAAGGGCGTCTACCCCGCCCGCGAGATGCTCGCCGCGTGGTGCGGCGTGTCGCAGTCGAAGCCGCTGACCGTGGCCGAGCCGACCGGCGGCTCGTGCTGCGGTTCCACCGGCTGCTGCTGA
- a CDS encoding CIA30 family protein, translating to MTGRNCFLVTSVTLLLSGAVLMADDQPRVLFEFAGADAAKQWQAVNDGVMGGVSEGTFKITDKKTLEFSGILSLENNGGFASVRTKAQNLGLAKGDTLVARVRGDGRVYSMNLYLNKPLTAFSYRAAVPTKKDEWIEVKVPLDTFEASSFGRVVKDAGAVKPDEVAALGFLLGDKKAGAFKLEVEWVKVERAGR from the coding sequence ATGACCGGCCGCAACTGCTTCTTGGTTACCAGTGTCACGCTACTGCTGTCCGGGGCGGTCCTCATGGCCGACGACCAACCGCGAGTCCTGTTCGAGTTCGCCGGGGCCGACGCCGCGAAACAGTGGCAGGCGGTCAACGACGGGGTGATGGGCGGGGTCTCCGAGGGCACGTTCAAGATCACCGACAAGAAGACGCTGGAGTTCTCCGGCATACTGTCGCTGGAGAACAACGGCGGTTTCGCCTCGGTGCGGACGAAGGCCCAAAATCTCGGTCTTGCGAAAGGTGACACGCTGGTCGCCCGCGTTCGGGGCGACGGCCGGGTGTATTCGATGAACCTCTATCTGAACAAACCGCTGACGGCGTTCTCGTACCGGGCCGCGGTCCCAACCAAGAAGGACGAGTGGATCGAGGTGAAGGTGCCACTGGACACCTTCGAGGCGAGTTCGTTCGGCCGGGTGGTCAAGGACGCCGGGGCGGTGAAGCCGGACGAGGTGGCCGCCTTGGGCTTCCTGCTCGGCGACAAGAAGGCCGGGGCGTTCAAGCTGGAAGTCGAATGGGTCAAGGTGGAGCGGGCGGGTCGGTGA
- the arsM gene encoding arsenite methyltransferase — MSESVVEKVRAKYAAVAASGLLNAHAGVAAVAAAFGYTPDELAALPAEANMGLSCGNPTATANLRPGEVVVDLGCGGGIDVLLAAKKVGPTGTAVGVDMTPEMIGRATLNAIKAGVTNAEFHLARMESMPLADGSADVIISNCVINLAPDKPAVFREMFRVLKPGGRVAVSDIALKRPLPDEVAGSVAAYVGCVAGAIPVADYERMLREAGFEGVRVIDAGKDLNAYAKVEGGEGCCSPAPNSSGSCCGAAGEAAPDLHPGLAQLLTRFDVNEYAASVRVFAVKS, encoded by the coding sequence ATGTCCGAGTCCGTGGTGGAGAAGGTGCGGGCGAAGTACGCGGCGGTGGCCGCGAGCGGGCTGTTGAACGCCCATGCCGGGGTGGCGGCGGTCGCCGCGGCATTCGGCTACACCCCCGACGAACTCGCGGCGCTGCCCGCCGAGGCCAACATGGGCCTGTCGTGCGGCAACCCGACCGCGACGGCCAACCTCCGGCCCGGCGAGGTGGTCGTGGACCTGGGCTGCGGCGGCGGCATCGACGTGCTCCTCGCCGCGAAGAAGGTCGGGCCGACCGGCACGGCGGTCGGCGTCGACATGACGCCGGAGATGATCGGCCGGGCGACCCTCAACGCCATCAAGGCGGGCGTCACGAACGCGGAGTTCCACCTCGCCCGGATGGAGTCGATGCCGCTCGCCGACGGCTCGGCCGACGTGATCATCTCGAACTGCGTGATCAACCTGGCCCCGGACAAGCCGGCCGTGTTCCGCGAGATGTTCCGGGTGCTGAAGCCCGGCGGCCGGGTCGCGGTGTCCGACATTGCCCTCAAGAGGCCGCTGCCGGACGAGGTGGCGGGGAGCGTGGCCGCGTACGTCGGCTGCGTCGCCGGAGCGATCCCGGTCGCGGACTACGAGCGGATGCTCCGCGAGGCCGGGTTCGAGGGCGTCCGGGTGATCGACGCCGGGAAGGACCTGAACGCCTACGCGAAGGTGGAGGGCGGTGAGGGCTGCTGCTCGCCGGCCCCGAACTCGTCCGGCTCGTGCTGCGGGGCGGCCGGGGAGGCGGCTCCCGATTTGCATCCGGGCCTGGCACAACTGCTGACCCGCTTCGACGTGAACGAGTACGCCGCGAGCGTCCGCGTGTTCGCGGTGAAGTCCTGA
- a CDS encoding IS630 family transposase: MVLLSDAGWSPPRIARHLGCDPQTARAVIHGFNARGVPALYPGKPGPAPNYARRDQVAARLTDLLGQDRTWTAAQLADALRPNGIRLRARQVRRYLARLRAGYRRTASTLEHKQNRPKVARAAAVLGGLQRKAREGRLVLDYLDQCGFAPSLPGGYSWCLPGQRKRVRYEYPQGRRVNVLATYEPLGPAPRLDAVPFERTLTSDDLVAYLRGRPAVGRPRVVVLDNAPIHTSKVVKAARPELAKSGVYLYYLPAYSPELNRIEAVFKQVKHHEIPTRSYATRSDLRAAVEQGFNSYAQKLRPEPGKQLRPAA; this comes from the coding sequence ATGGTCCTGCTGTCCGACGCCGGGTGGTCCCCGCCCCGGATCGCCCGGCACCTCGGGTGTGACCCGCAGACCGCCCGGGCCGTGATCCACGGGTTCAACGCCCGGGGGGTGCCGGCCCTCTACCCCGGCAAGCCCGGGCCGGCCCCCAACTACGCCCGCCGGGATCAGGTGGCCGCCCGGCTGACCGACCTGCTCGGCCAGGACCGGACGTGGACGGCGGCCCAACTGGCCGACGCCCTCCGCCCCAACGGGATCCGGCTCCGTGCCCGTCAGGTCCGTCGGTACCTCGCCCGACTGCGGGCCGGGTACCGGCGGACGGCCTCGACCCTGGAGCACAAGCAGAACCGGCCCAAGGTCGCCCGGGCGGCGGCCGTCCTGGGCGGCCTGCAACGGAAGGCCCGGGAGGGCCGGCTGGTCCTGGACTATCTCGACCAGTGCGGGTTCGCCCCGTCGCTGCCCGGTGGGTACTCGTGGTGCCTGCCGGGCCAGCGGAAGCGGGTCCGGTACGAGTACCCCCAAGGTCGGCGGGTCAACGTCCTGGCCACCTACGAGCCGCTCGGCCCGGCCCCCCGCTTGGATGCCGTGCCGTTCGAGCGGACGCTCACGTCGGACGACCTCGTGGCCTACCTGCGGGGGAGGCCCGCGGTCGGGCGACCCCGGGTGGTGGTTCTGGACAACGCCCCGATCCACACCAGCAAGGTGGTCAAGGCCGCCCGGCCCGAGCTGGCGAAGTCGGGGGTCTACCTGTACTACCTGCCGGCGTACAGCCCCGAGTTGAACCGGATCGAGGCCGTGTTCAAGCAGGTCAAGCACCACGAGATCCCGACCCGCAGTTACGCCACCCGGTCCGATCTGCGGGCGGCCGTCGAGCAGGGCTTCAACTCATATGCCCAAAAGCTCCGCCCAGAACCTGGGAAACAACTACGGCCGGCTGCTTAG
- a CDS encoding DEAD/DEAH box helicase, whose translation MYMPVQADQRLASPSTASGSRRGPTITPEAVEATLSRMPLRDYQKDAVRAYFAGIRDRNKVKVVELPTGTGKTWVGVAVAACLMEAGQTVLWVCKSRRLLRQAAGEFARYFPEYAGRVRWLDSKRCPGRLLRGGLVFTTLQSWHRRRHRLPDTISPAANPAVVWDEVHWAFHKSIGRSFREVYRRQVPILGLSATPMASNWAEVIYRKTPEDFFGTVLATPEFEHVETGVVWTPDVRRDEFTSDSLRVLAADGGRNALVVGKVVELLTTGRAKSILSSWPRLRTMFHDPRSPHRCDAVRVAGSPAGPPPAPGTGSAGDGPAVRRRVVPAPDRPAPRV comes from the coding sequence ATGTACATGCCGGTCCAAGCTGACCAGAGGTTAGCGTCTCCATCGACTGCCAGTGGATCTCGACGAGGTCCGACCATCACCCCCGAAGCGGTCGAGGCGACACTGTCTCGGATGCCGCTGCGAGATTACCAGAAAGATGCCGTCCGGGCGTACTTCGCCGGCATCCGGGACCGCAACAAAGTCAAAGTGGTCGAGTTGCCCACCGGCACCGGCAAGACCTGGGTCGGCGTCGCTGTCGCCGCCTGTCTGATGGAGGCCGGGCAGACGGTCCTTTGGGTGTGCAAGAGCCGGCGGCTGTTGCGGCAGGCCGCCGGCGAGTTCGCCCGCTACTTCCCCGAGTACGCCGGCCGGGTCCGGTGGCTCGACAGCAAGCGGTGTCCTGGGCGGCTGCTTCGCGGCGGCCTGGTGTTCACGACGTTGCAGTCCTGGCACCGCCGGCGGCACCGGCTCCCGGACACGATCTCCCCCGCCGCGAACCCGGCGGTGGTCTGGGACGAGGTCCACTGGGCGTTCCACAAGTCGATCGGGCGGTCCTTCCGCGAGGTGTACCGGAGGCAGGTGCCGATCCTCGGCCTGAGTGCGACGCCAATGGCGTCGAACTGGGCCGAAGTGATCTACCGGAAGACGCCCGAGGACTTTTTCGGGACGGTGCTGGCCACCCCCGAGTTCGAGCATGTGGAAACCGGGGTGGTCTGGACCCCGGACGTGCGGCGCGATGAGTTCACCTCCGATTCGCTCCGGGTGCTGGCGGCCGACGGCGGCCGGAACGCTCTGGTCGTGGGCAAGGTGGTCGAACTACTGACGACCGGCCGGGCCAAGAGCATCCTAAGCAGTTGGCCCCGATTGCGTACCATGTTTCATGATCCGCGTTCACCTCACCGTTGCGACGCAGTCCGAGTTGCAGGCTCTCCGGCGGGACCCCCTCCCGCCCCGGGTACGGGATCGGCTGGAGATGGTCCTGCTGTCCGACGCCGGGTGGTCCCCGCCCCGGATCGCCCGGCACCTCGGGTGTGA
- the arsA gene encoding arsenical pump-driving ATPase — protein MEFLKPPTRVLFFTGKGGVGKTSVACAAAVKLADAGKRVLLISTDPASNLDEVLGVRLGNTPTAVPGVSNLKAMNIDPEASAKAYREAMVAPYRGVLPDAAVASMEEQFSGSCTLEIAAFDEFARLLGGTATTGDFDHVLFDTAPTGHTLRLLSLPSAWDGFLSANTTGTSCLGPLAGLQAQQKLYADTVKALGDPAATTLVLVARPDVAALREAERTAGELAALGVRNQHLVVNGVFRAVETADPVARAMERRAEEAVSRMPTGLTHLPRTVIPLAPNGLVGIDAVRAMGSTSPRPATAPATPASDVPPLGSLIDDLARHGHGVIMTMGKGGVGKTTVAAAVAVALADRGLPVRLSTTDPAAHVAAALNGEVPNLTVSRIDPRAETAAYAAEGMATAGKDLDAKGRAMLEEDLRSPCTEEIAVFRAFAAAVAGGAGGFVVLDTAPTGHTILLLDSALAYHREVTRQASGMPEAVEHLLPRLRDPDFTRVLIVTLPEATPVHEAAKLQADLKRAGIAPFAWVVNQCLTPLAVTDPVLVSRRAHEARYVREVVTEHTRRAALIPWQVEPPVGRGPLLALTAPAAAEELVPE, from the coding sequence ATGGAGTTCCTGAAGCCCCCGACCCGCGTCCTGTTCTTCACCGGCAAGGGCGGGGTCGGGAAGACCTCCGTCGCGTGCGCCGCGGCGGTGAAACTGGCCGACGCCGGGAAGCGGGTGCTGCTCATCAGCACCGACCCGGCGTCGAACCTCGACGAGGTGCTCGGCGTGCGACTCGGCAACACGCCGACCGCCGTGCCGGGCGTCTCCAACCTGAAGGCGATGAACATCGACCCGGAGGCGTCCGCGAAGGCCTACCGGGAGGCCATGGTGGCCCCGTACCGCGGGGTGCTCCCCGATGCCGCGGTGGCGAGCATGGAGGAGCAATTCTCCGGCTCCTGCACGCTGGAGATCGCCGCGTTCGACGAGTTCGCCCGGCTCCTCGGCGGCACCGCCACAACCGGCGACTTCGACCACGTCCTGTTCGACACGGCCCCGACCGGCCACACGCTGCGGCTGCTGTCGCTCCCGTCCGCGTGGGACGGCTTCCTGTCGGCCAACACGACCGGAACCTCGTGCCTGGGGCCGCTCGCGGGGCTCCAGGCCCAGCAGAAGCTCTACGCCGATACAGTCAAGGCCCTCGGCGATCCGGCGGCGACCACCCTCGTCCTCGTCGCGCGCCCGGATGTGGCGGCGTTGCGGGAAGCAGAGCGGACCGCGGGCGAACTGGCGGCCCTTGGCGTCCGCAACCAGCACCTCGTCGTCAACGGCGTGTTCCGGGCGGTCGAGACGGCCGACCCCGTCGCACGGGCGATGGAGCGGCGTGCGGAGGAGGCCGTGTCGCGCATGCCGACGGGCCTGACGCACCTGCCGCGGACGGTGATCCCGCTCGCCCCGAACGGGCTGGTCGGGATCGACGCCGTGCGGGCAATGGGTTCAACTTCGCCGCGGCCCGCCACCGCCCCCGCGACGCCGGCCTCGGACGTGCCGCCGCTGGGGTCTTTGATCGACGACCTGGCCCGCCACGGGCACGGCGTCATCATGACGATGGGCAAGGGCGGCGTCGGGAAGACGACGGTCGCCGCGGCGGTGGCCGTCGCCTTGGCCGACCGCGGGCTCCCGGTACGGCTGAGCACGACCGACCCGGCCGCCCACGTGGCCGCGGCCCTGAACGGCGAGGTGCCGAACCTGACCGTGTCGCGGATCGACCCGCGGGCCGAGACGGCGGCGTACGCGGCCGAGGGCATGGCCACCGCGGGCAAGGATCTGGACGCGAAGGGCCGGGCCATGCTGGAGGAAGACCTGCGGTCCCCGTGCACCGAGGAGATCGCGGTGTTCCGGGCGTTCGCGGCAGCGGTGGCCGGGGGCGCGGGCGGCTTCGTGGTCCTCGACACGGCCCCGACCGGCCACACGATCCTGCTGCTCGACTCGGCCCTGGCGTACCACCGCGAGGTGACCCGGCAGGCGAGCGGGATGCCCGAGGCCGTCGAGCACCTGCTCCCCCGGCTCCGCGACCCGGACTTCACGCGGGTGCTGATCGTCACCCTGCCCGAAGCCACCCCGGTCCACGAGGCGGCGAAGCTCCAGGCCGACCTGAAGCGGGCCGGCATCGCCCCGTTCGCGTGGGTCGTCAACCAGTGCCTGACGCCGCTCGCGGTGACCGACCCGGTGCTGGTGTCGCGGCGGGCGCACGAGGCCCGGTACGTGCGGGAGGTCGTCACCGAACACACCCGCCGGGCCGCGTTGATCCCGTGGCAGGTCGAGCCGCCCGTCGGGCGGGGACCGCTGCTGGCCCTGACGGCCCCGGCCGCGGCGGAGGAACTCGTCCCGGAATGA
- a CDS encoding cation diffusion facilitator family transporter — MNAPPHDHGRAHGHPAADATGRVFLVAVALNLGFVAVEVAAGLYANSLALLADAGHNFGDVIGLVLSWVALVLARRRPSERLTYGLRGSTILAALGNAMLLLVAVGGIVWEAVCRLGEPVAVGGPTMIGVAAAGVLINGATALMLMRGRQADLNVRGAYLHMVADAGVSVGVVLAGVGMWWTGWAWLDPAIGLVIGLVILAGTWGLLKESVLLSLHAVPAGIAPGEVSAFLRGLPEVRDVHDLHVWGMSTTEVALTVHLVTPRGHPGDAFLDRLAGELAHRFGIAHATVQIELGDPEAVCRLAPRTVVSPADATRDVPHSPRQP, encoded by the coding sequence ATGAACGCACCCCCACACGACCACGGTCGAGCGCACGGCCACCCCGCCGCGGACGCGACGGGCCGGGTGTTCCTCGTCGCCGTCGCCCTCAACCTCGGGTTCGTGGCGGTCGAGGTCGCGGCCGGGCTGTACGCCAACTCGCTGGCCCTGCTGGCCGACGCCGGGCACAACTTCGGCGACGTGATCGGGCTGGTGCTGTCCTGGGTCGCTCTCGTGCTGGCGAGGCGCAGGCCGTCGGAGCGGCTCACCTACGGGCTGCGGGGCTCGACAATCCTCGCCGCCCTCGGCAACGCCATGCTGCTGCTCGTCGCCGTGGGCGGCATCGTGTGGGAGGCGGTCTGCCGGCTCGGCGAGCCGGTCGCGGTCGGCGGGCCGACCATGATCGGCGTCGCGGCGGCGGGCGTGCTGATCAACGGGGCGACGGCCCTGATGCTGATGAGGGGTCGGCAGGCCGACCTGAACGTGCGGGGTGCGTACCTGCACATGGTCGCGGACGCCGGGGTCTCGGTCGGCGTGGTGCTGGCCGGGGTCGGCATGTGGTGGACCGGGTGGGCGTGGCTCGACCCGGCGATCGGGCTGGTCATCGGCCTGGTGATCCTTGCCGGCACCTGGGGCCTGCTCAAAGAGTCGGTGTTGCTGTCGCTGCACGCCGTCCCGGCCGGCATCGCCCCGGGCGAAGTGTCGGCCTTCCTCCGCGGCCTCCCCGAGGTGCGTGACGTCCACGACCTCCACGTCTGGGGCATGAGCACCACCGAGGTCGCGTTAACCGTACACCTGGTCACCCCGCGGGGTCACCCCGGCGACGCGTTCCTCGACCGACTCGCCGGGGAACTCGCGCACCGTTTCGGGATCGCTCACGCGACTGTCCAGATCGAACTGGGCGATCCCGAAGCGGTGTGCCGTCTGGCACCGCGGACCGTCGTGTCGCCCGCCGACGCGACCCGAGACGTTCCGCACTCACCGCGGCAGCCGTAA
- a CDS encoding ArsR/SmtB family transcription factor, producing MPPHRKTAADPEPDCCVPAAVAARAVPDSAAADTQLAALAWAVAHPARVRILRILLARTACVCGELVDQMPLAQSTVSQHLKILKEAGLVQGEIDGPKVCYCVNADGLARLKELVGGL from the coding sequence ATGCCGCCACACCGGAAGACCGCCGCCGATCCCGAGCCCGATTGCTGCGTCCCGGCGGCGGTCGCGGCCCGTGCGGTTCCCGACTCCGCCGCGGCCGACACGCAGTTGGCCGCACTGGCCTGGGCGGTCGCCCACCCGGCCCGGGTCCGCATCCTCCGCATCCTGCTCGCCCGTACGGCGTGCGTGTGCGGCGAACTGGTCGATCAGATGCCGCTGGCCCAGTCCACCGTCTCGCAGCACCTGAAGATCCTCAAGGAGGCCGGGCTGGTGCAGGGCGAGATCGACGGGCCGAAGGTGTGCTACTGCGTCAACGCGGACGGGCTGGCACGGCTCAAGGAGCTCGTCGGCGGGCTGTGA
- a CDS encoding helicase-related protein produces the protein MFAANIPLAQELARRLSESGVPARAVHSQQSVREQEEAERLFRTDAVNVLVNVDQLTEGFDHPPVDAVLLTRPTRSLRRWVQMVGRGARMAPGKDTFLVVDFADNITRFGGEVVRAGTVYPSLAREARPRTYHPPARHTEPPDVPKFENYVIPGFGTITIALGQTFGFEIELTARDDVPDVGPEWRRVARSLIDHLGRHVTAPVHPEPLTGKGGPLTAWRVTYDGSAGWEVVSPILVDAGGVDELQRACRAITELVEGSGGEVRVNHRTGLHLALATRLDTDDRHRGFVKLVQRLEPGLFTLVAPSRLYPFDLHGGGYSRRAGNEFCLPLRGLGEPDQLDLGGFVRAYRNRYHTVNLTKARGGVPLLEVRMHHGTHDFNKIALWLSLWMQLFNAAHYKWGGPARPGLVFPGRNRRIALADVQQEDIVALLKAEGVLLTPEFERLLRDRRTELRPAWEKVMWNRVGRWKADGWYD, from the coding sequence GTGTTCGCCGCCAACATCCCCCTCGCCCAGGAACTCGCCCGGCGGCTGTCCGAGTCGGGTGTGCCGGCCAGGGCCGTCCACTCGCAACAGTCCGTCCGCGAGCAGGAAGAGGCCGAGCGGCTGTTCAGGACCGACGCGGTGAACGTCCTGGTGAACGTGGACCAACTGACCGAGGGCTTCGACCACCCGCCGGTCGACGCCGTGCTGCTCACCCGCCCCACCCGCAGCCTCCGGCGGTGGGTTCAGATGGTCGGCCGGGGTGCCCGAATGGCCCCGGGCAAGGACACCTTCCTGGTGGTGGACTTCGCCGACAACATCACCCGGTTCGGCGGCGAGGTGGTGCGGGCCGGCACGGTCTACCCGTCGCTGGCTCGGGAAGCGAGGCCGCGTACGTACCACCCCCCGGCCCGCCACACCGAGCCGCCCGACGTCCCGAAGTTCGAGAACTACGTGATCCCCGGGTTCGGGACGATCACGATCGCGCTGGGGCAGACGTTCGGGTTCGAGATCGAGCTGACGGCGCGGGATGACGTCCCCGACGTCGGACCCGAATGGCGGCGGGTCGCCCGGAGCCTGATCGACCACCTGGGCCGACACGTCACCGCCCCGGTCCACCCGGAGCCGCTGACCGGCAAGGGCGGGCCGCTCACCGCCTGGCGGGTCACGTACGACGGCTCGGCGGGCTGGGAGGTCGTCAGCCCAATTCTCGTGGACGCGGGCGGGGTCGACGAACTTCAGCGGGCGTGTCGGGCGATCACCGAACTGGTTGAGGGGAGCGGCGGCGAGGTGCGCGTCAACCACCGCACCGGGCTGCACCTGGCGCTGGCGACCCGGCTGGACACGGACGACCGGCACCGCGGGTTCGTGAAGCTCGTCCAGCGGCTAGAACCCGGGCTGTTCACTCTCGTCGCCCCGTCGCGGCTCTACCCCTTCGACCTGCACGGGGGCGGGTATTCTCGCCGTGCGGGGAACGAATTCTGCCTGCCGCTCCGCGGCCTCGGCGAGCCCGACCAGCTCGACCTGGGCGGGTTCGTGCGGGCCTACCGGAATCGCTACCACACCGTCAACCTGACCAAGGCCCGGGGCGGCGTGCCGCTGCTCGAAGTGCGTATGCACCACGGCACCCACGACTTCAACAAGATCGCACTCTGGCTGTCGCTGTGGATGCAGTTGTTCAACGCCGCCCACTACAAGTGGGGCGGCCCCGCCCGGCCGGGGCTCGTGTTTCCCGGGCGCAACCGCCGGATCGCACTGGCCGACGTTCAACAGGAGGACATCGTCGCCCTCCTGAAGGCCGAGGGCGTCCTGCTCACCCCCGAGTTCGAACGCCTGCTGCGGGACAGGCGGACAGAGTTACGACCGGCCTGGGAGAAGGTGATGTGGAACCGGGTCGGGCGGTGGAAGGCGGACGGCTGGTACGACTGA
- a CDS encoding alpha/beta hydrolase-fold protein produces the protein MNRVNGVGLLLSVLVAPSVRADENVTISEAKKDDGGVLVHEVRSLYQAKTTQLRVLLPGEVEKGKTYPVVYLLPVEAGTESRYGDGLKEIQKLDLHNKLSAVFVAPTFSHLPWYADHPTKPEVRQESYLLKVVVPFVDKTYPVRTKADGRLLLGFSKSGWGAWSLLLRNPDVFGRAAAWDAPLMMDRPGKYGSGDIFGTPDNFEGYRVSKLLETNADKLQNEKRLVLLGYGNFRAEHVQAHALMNKLKIAHEYRDGPDRKHDWHSGWVKEAAELLLGK, from the coding sequence GTGAACCGAGTGAACGGCGTCGGCTTGCTGCTGTCGGTGCTCGTCGCCCCGTCCGTTCGGGCCGACGAAAACGTCACGATCTCGGAGGCGAAGAAGGACGATGGCGGCGTCCTCGTCCACGAGGTCCGCTCCCTCTATCAGGCCAAGACGACGCAACTCCGGGTGCTCCTGCCCGGCGAGGTAGAGAAGGGCAAGACGTATCCGGTGGTGTATCTGCTGCCGGTCGAGGCCGGCACCGAGAGCCGCTACGGCGACGGGCTGAAGGAGATCCAGAAGCTCGACCTGCACAACAAGTTGTCGGCCGTGTTCGTGGCCCCGACCTTTTCGCACCTGCCGTGGTACGCCGACCACCCGACCAAACCCGAGGTCCGGCAGGAGAGCTACCTGCTCAAGGTCGTGGTCCCGTTCGTGGACAAGACCTACCCGGTTCGAACCAAGGCCGACGGGCGACTGCTGCTCGGGTTCAGCAAGTCGGGCTGGGGGGCGTGGTCGCTGCTGCTGCGGAACCCGGACGTGTTCGGCCGGGCCGCCGCGTGGGACGCCCCGCTCATGATGGACAGGCCCGGCAAGTACGGGAGCGGCGACATCTTCGGCACGCCGGACAACTTCGAGGGCTACCGGGTGAGCAAGCTGCTGGAAACCAACGCCGACAAGCTCCAGAACGAGAAGCGGCTGGTGCTGCTGGGTTACGGCAACTTCCGGGCCGAGCACGTGCAGGCCCACGCCCTCATGAACAAGCTGAAGATCGCCCACGAGTACCGCGACGGCCCGGACCGCAAGCACGACTGGCACAGCGGGTGGGTGAAAGAAGCGGCCGAACTGCTCCTCGGCAAGTGA
- a CDS encoding DUF5670 family protein, which produces MFRYPLETIVLVFVLFWILGAFIVPFGGPFIHLILLLVLVVIVLRVLGGRRRG; this is translated from the coding sequence ATGTTCCGCTACCCGCTCGAAACAATCGTCCTGGTCTTCGTCCTCTTCTGGATTCTCGGGGCGTTTATCGTCCCGTTCGGCGGCCCCTTCATCCACCTCATCCTCCTCCTCGTCCTGGTGGTGATCGTGCTCCGCGTGCTCGGTGGCCGCCGGCGAGGCTGA